From Rutidosis leptorrhynchoides isolate AG116_Rl617_1_P2 chromosome 3, CSIRO_AGI_Rlap_v1, whole genome shotgun sequence, a single genomic window includes:
- the LOC139900322 gene encoding uncharacterized protein, translating to MTGKRTQLSPVGSPSSDNISDSTSKDQDRLLPIANVGRIMKKSLPANAKISKEAKETVQECVSEFISFITGEASDKCQREKRKTINGDDLLWAMTTLGFQKYVGTLRSYLNKYARTNDSHSDVDVTEIGGEVSDSTPTPPISQGYNDMYDNERVVGYGDELINMVKLHETKRVMTHDQEFEWADLRVISSGIRVIGLSWCDGHSVHASPEVSSESDGHNARASLGLMRGDCLSSCNRHSTHSSLRTDLKVGVISNTSWLAMEMVLWEPILHGDGAIRTNTPWLHWSFSHVYGGCS from the exons ATGACCGGAAAAAGAACACAACTCAGCCCTGTCGGCAGCCCATCATCCGATAACATCTCAGACAGTACCTCTAAAGACCAAGACCGGCTTCTACCGATAGCAAATGTAGGCCGTATCATGAAAAAATCGCTCCCGGCCAATGCTAAAATATCTAAAGAAGCGAAAGAGACGGTCCAAGAATGTGTTTCCGAATTCATTAGTTTCATCACAGGAGAAGCCTCGGATAAATGCCAAAGAGAGAAGCGAAAGACGATAAATGGGGACGATTTGTTATGGGCCATGACAACTTTAGGGTTTCAAAAGTATGTTGGTACTTTGAGAAGTTATCTTAACAAGTATGCTAGAACAAATGATTCGCATAGTGATGTTGATGTCACCGAGATCGGTGGTGAGGTGTCTGACTCGACACCAACACCACCGATCTCTCAGGGGTACAATGATATGTACGATAATGAACGGGTTGTGGGGTATGGAGACGAGTTGATTAATATGGTTAAGTTACATGAAACCAAGAGAGTTATGACACATGATCAAGAGTTTGAGTG GGCTGACTTGAGAGTCATTTCGTCTGGTATCAGAGTCATTGGCCTCTCGTGGTGTGATGGACACTCGGTTCATGCATCTCCTGAGGTATCCTCGGAGTCTGACGGGCACAATGCTCGTGCATCTCTTGGG CTTATGAGGGGCGATTGTCTCTCGAGTTGCAACAGGCACTCGACTCATTCATCTCTTAGGACCGATTTGAAAGTGGGGGTCATTTCAAATACTTCATGGCTCGCCATGGAGATGGTGCTATGGGAACCAATACTCCATGGAGATGGTGCTATAAGAACCAATACTCCATGGCTTCACTGGAGTTTTAGCCATGTATATGGGGGATGTTCGTAA